From Pseudomonas sp. G2-4:
GGCACGGCATCGGGCGGCACGATGACTTCCGATTCCGGCAACAGGGTGTAGAAGTCGTACTTCGGCTTCACCGGTTGCGTCGGGCTCGGCGGGGTCTTGTTGGCCTCGGCGATGCGCGTGGCTTTCTGCTGCTCTTGCCGGACGCGCTTGACGTCATCGCCTTGGCCCGGATCCAGCTTCATCAGGAACACGATGAAAGCGCCAACGGTCAGGCCGATGGCCATCCACAACCAGCCCGGAATCGGCTTCTTGGCCGGGGCCTGGTAACGGCTGGCGCCACGTTTGGGGGCAGGTTTTTTCTTGGCGGCCAACTTACATGCGCTCCAGGGTTTCCAGGCCCAGCAGTTCCAGGCCTTGCTTGAGCGTACGACCGGTCAGCGCGGCGAGGCGCAGGCGGCTCTGCATTTGCTCTGGGGTTTGTGCGTTGAGGATCGGGCAGTTCTCGTAGAAGCTGGAAAACAGGCCGGCCACATCGTACAGGTAAGCGCACAGGGTGTGCGGCGTGCCCTTGTCGGCGACGTTGTTCAGCACTTCGCCAAACTGCGCCAGTTTCGCCGCCAGCTCCTGTTCTTGAGCGGCTTCAAGCACGATCTGGCCGTCCACTTCATTGAAGCCCTTGCCGAGTTTGCGGAACACCCCGGCCACACGGGTGTAGGCGTACAGCAGGTAGGGCGCGGTGTTACCTTCGAAATTGAGCATCAGGTCGAAGTTGAAGCTGTAGTCGCTGGTGCGGTGCTTGGACAGGTCGGCGTATTTCACCGCGTCGATGCCCACCACCTTGGCGATCTTGCGCAGTTCGTCCTCGGCCAGGTCCGGGTTCTTGCCCTTGACCAGGGTGTAGGCGCGATCCTGGGCTTCGGTCAGCAGGTCGATCAGTTTCACCGTGCCGCCATCGCGGGTCTTGAACGGACGGCCGTCGGCGCCGTTCATGGTGCCGAAGCCCATGTGTTCCATTTCCATCGGATGGGTCACGAAGCCGGCCTGGCGCGCCACCTCAAACACCTGCTGGAAGTGCAGGGCCTGACGCTGGTCGACGAAATACAGGACCCGATCCGCCTTGAGCACGCCGTTGCGGTAGCGCACGGCCGCCAGGTCGGTGGTGGCGTACAGGTAGCCGCCGTCGGCCTTGACGATGATCACCGGCAGCGGCTCGCCGTCGGCCGTCTTGAACTGGTCGAGGAACACGC
This genomic window contains:
- the argS gene encoding arginine--tRNA ligase, which translates into the protein MKDTIRQLIQQAIAQLVTEGVLPEGLSPAIQVENTRDKTHGDFASNIAMMLAKPAGMKPRDLAEKIIAALPADENVSKADIAGPGFINFFQNTQALASRLDAALADAHIGVRKAGPLQRTVVDLSAPNLAKEMHVGHLRSTIIGDGVARVLEFLGDTVIRQNHVGDWGTQFGMLMAYLQENPITSDELSDLENFYRAAKQRFDESPEFADRARGLVVKLQAGDAECLALWTKFKDISLSHCQKIYELLNVKLTMADVMGESAYNDDLINVVNDLKAKGMLVESNGAQCVFLDQFKTADGEPLPVIIVKADGGYLYATTDLAAVRYRNGVLKADRVLYFVDQRQALHFQQVFEVARQAGFVTHPMEMEHMGFGTMNGADGRPFKTRDGGTVKLIDLLTEAQDRAYTLVKGKNPDLAEDELRKIAKVVGIDAVKYADLSKHRTSDYSFNFDLMLNFEGNTAPYLLYAYTRVAGVFRKLGKGFNEVDGQIVLEAAQEQELAAKLAQFGEVLNNVADKGTPHTLCAYLYDVAGLFSSFYENCPILNAQTPEQMQSRLRLAALTGRTLKQGLELLGLETLERM